The following DNA comes from Epinephelus moara isolate mb chromosome 2, YSFRI_EMoa_1.0, whole genome shotgun sequence.
GGGGTTCAAAACACAGGTCACAGTCAAAGATAACACCAAGGTTCTTTACGTCATGCTTTTTGTTCACAGCCAGCTTTTCTAAATGATATTACATTGGAATTGCTTTTCTTTTGTACCGATGGTTAGAACCTCAGTTTTGTTCCTGTTGAGTTACAGAAAATTTTGGGACATCCACGTATTAATTTGGCCGATACAGCGAGACAGTTTTTCAGTTGGGATTTTATCATCTGATGAGAATGAGATATACAGCTGAGTATCGTCAGCATAGGAATGGAAATCAATGTCATGCTCTCTAATGATATTTCTCAGAGGAAACATGTACAGATTGAAAAGAGTGGGTCCCAGAAtggacccctgggggacaccacaaTGGACCTCAGTTTTAGAAGACAGTGACTCACCCAGGGACACAACATAGTCCCTTCCTGTCAGATAAGACTTGAACCAGGTTAGAACTGAGCCTGAAATGTTCAGATGGGTATGAAGCCGGTTTAGAAGGACGCTATGATTACTGGTGTTGAAAGCTGCCTTTAAGTCAAGAAGGACAAGAACTGAAATCTCTCCTTCAACAAGTTTCATTAAGATGGTTTACAGCTTTTACTAGTGCTGTTTCAGTCCTGTGATGGAACAAAAGCCTGATTGaagagtctctgtgtgtctgtgagaatTAGACACACCCCCATGTGTCTGTGGAAAAGGATCCAATCTGCACATCAACTGCATGACAACTGTTGTCAGGTGAAGAGTGCGAGCATGTGAAGGCGGGggagcagagagcagcacaGATAGTAGAAGAGACTGATCTGAGAACAGCACCATGCACCTGTTTGGAACAAACTAGGATATTCTGCAATGGAACCAGTTTCTCTTCAGTCTCACGTGACTCTTCAAACATGGACACTCTTGTTTCCAAGCAATAAATCATCCTTTGGAATCTGACTGTTTCATTCCTGTTTATCTCCCCCTAACTAGACGTGACAGGTTTTCTGTGTGTCACCACAACAGTCAACATTAACATCCATCTTGTCAGGACAGAGATCCAAAAACACAACGCAGGCCAACCAACTGGAACAGAtaacagacaggaaacaggtgACAGATGCTAGAAAGCAAAGGCATGAGGCACATGGTGACAAAGTGACAAGGAGTGTGTGGAAAAGGGCCGCTTAGAAactgcagggctgatgaggGAAAGTGGAAACAGGTGTGTAGGTGGGAGGGGACGTCAGGTGAGCAGGACTGGAAAGAGAGTCTGAGGACATGTTGCATTGCAGGTCCCACAGTctgtgtctccatctgctggttgAATTGTAGAACTGATGCTGACACAGGACTTTTTAAAAGCCTTTTAGTTTGTGACATTTTCACCTGATTTAACCATGAAAAGCTTCACTGAGATTAAAGATCTGCTTTGCAAGATTGTCCTGGACGAGAAAGACAATAAAGGCTTGTTGTGTCCAAATCAATCAGTGTGTTCTGGTTTTCTTTGAATGGGAACATGTACAGAGgtctgattgattgattgatttattcaaAACCAAAATAGTTTGATATAAATGGGATTCATACATGTGAgtgaaatgaaatgagatttACAGTTACCTGAGAACATTTCAAATGGCACAGATGGAACCCAAATGATTGGGTCTGAACACGCCTCAACTAAAACCTCTCTAACTTTGCTCTGCTTCACTTTCTCAGCATCAGTCTTGACACAGGTAATGATCAGATGTTGTGATGTGGTTTGCTCCAGGTTTGAGGCTGCAGCTCCATCATTGTGACACACTAACATCTATACTGATGCTTCCACCTCTGCAGAAATCTCACAGGTGTTACCTTCATCATCATACAAAGACTCTTCATATAGACCTTGGAGTtgcacacatttattttgggCATGTCATTTTGGAGCAGAGGCCTGAGCCACAGGTTAAAGGgcaaatcacattttatttaccATTGCAGTGCCTTTTCCACATCATCTGCCATTAAATGGAGCTTTGCATTAATTCAAGCAGAGCACAGAACTCTCACACTCCAGCTGTAATCAGGTGACAGCCAGCTGATTGGATCATTGCTTctaatcagtcacacaacatggcTGTCCATTTAAATACGGCCTCCTACTGACTGATCCAGACTGAAGGAGAGCATAGATGAACAAGTAAAGGCGTTTATGGCTTCAGTTGTCCATCAGAGAGGACTGTCTGCTGCAAGGTAGAGCAGTAAAAATATTATATCAATGTTAGTGAGttacgttttgctgctgcccctgtccacaacTGCACATTGATTAGCTTCTTCTCCCAGTTTGAAGACGCTCCTGTTGGCTTttccaaactgggagcatgcTGACTGGCAGCTACTGTCTGTAATATACTGACTTTGGTtcagtacctcatacaaccccacttccaAATATTCAAACTCTCTTTATCACTAACATACGACACTGGAGACCAGGGCAGGGTCACTGATGTTTAATTCATGTTGGTGCAGTTTTTTAGTTCTGAGCAGTGCTCCTGTCGATACAACAAGACTGTTCTGAAACTGAAGCTGTGTTTCTGACAGAAGTGTCTCAGTGTCTGAACATTTGGAGACCTGCTTCTCTGTCCTCATACCATGTCCCAATTCTGTCTCAATTACATTTACCGTTAATCCATCACCcaagaaaatgaaatgtacagaatacaaaaaataaaatccaaatacAGAAActctcatcctcactgtgacctcgtcacatgtccacgtttggtcatggactttccacgtccacatatgacgtccaaggtaccctgggtgtgttggttgttgacgttctgggacgccgtgtcaacttcagcctgttacatgcattgtctgttttcaaaatacacttctgttttcacaggaaatgtacagtttgcatacagtctctttcaaaataaaagcactacgtcggtacaacactgtgaattgctgtttttttccttcagcaataATCaacatggttgggttcaggaaaaaagaacagggtttggctttacattatTCGGAAAGCAAACATCtacctcctgggtgaaagtccgtggttgttggaccctCCCACTCACCCTACTAGCACTTCTGTacccttaacttttgttgttgtcccacgGTGTTTCCCCGACGCTGGTGGCATCTACTCGAACCGCAACCCAGTTCAGATTGCCACGCCCACTTCCACATACGCAGAGCCCTGACAGAAACGTCAGACGTCCTCTGAGATACCGCGAATAAGGGCTagtcagctagctagctaacttagcCTGTTTTGGTTTACCCCGTTACATCAATATACAACTACTTGTAAATTTAGTACTGCCGCAAATCTATTATATGACTACTTGACTACTTATCACCGCCACAAATATACTCCAAACGCATCTTCATTATTTTCGCTATGTAACGTTACTGCCATTCACGTAGGCTACATTCATAACACTAGAACGCCGCACATCTACTGGAATCGCACCCCAGTTTATGCTTATAATAACGTTAATCGACTCCAAACTGCTCAAAAGCACATAGCTACATTCTGTAAGGAGAGATGAATCCAGATGTGTCCACCTCATTACATCTGGTCAACTTTACCGAAGGATAGATCTAGCAGAAGAGAAGACCACTTTCATTGAACTAACATAATAACAGCTGTTTTGTGCGGCGTTCTAGTGTTATGAATGGCAGTAACGTTACATAGTGAAAATAATGAAGATGCGTTTGGAGTATATTTGTGGCGGTGATAAGTAGTCAAGTAGTCATATAATAGATTTGCGGCAGTACTAAATTTACAAGTAGTTGTATATTGATGTAACGGGGTAAACCAAAACAGGCtaagttagctagctggctGACTAGCCCTTATTCGCGGCAGCTCGGAGGGCGTCGGAGGTTTCCGTCAGGGCTCTGCGTATGCGGAAGTGGCCGTGGCGATCTGAACTGGGTTGCAATTCGAGTAGACGCTGCCAGGTGCTGTTAAACATCAAAAGTGACCGGTTGCGTGTCTTGCAAACGTGAAAGGACAGGTTTTTCTggaggtcactgaccaagcactggtattggacgactttggagtgacaGGATTGAATACAGAAACAAATTGAATTCCCAGAATACAAAAATGAGATGCAGCACTTTCAACTGCATTTCGTAATTTCATGATGCCATGTAAAAAAGTTCACAATAATTCCTATTTACCATCACATTTACAGatttaaatacagtaataaaaccATCATCATGTAACGCTCCCAGTCAGAGTTCAACCGAGGACCTTTGTCACGTCATTCTCCCATTTTCACTCCTGTCACCTGTGCTCTGTAAGAAATCCAGAGACACCTCCAAAATGCTTGCGGTGAAATCAAATTGACAAATCAGAAGAGTGTCTGAGGTAAGTGTTGAATGGCTGCTGCTGTCCAGCCACTCTGTACACACactgtccgtctgtccatccagCCGGCCGGCAGCTTTTGGTGTTGGTGTCTGAGGCTGAAACTACTGACCGAGCGGCAGTTAACGACTTCAGAATAAGAAGGAGCTGGTTTTAGGGCACAAATAGTCTCCCtttttctctcacacaaacacacaaatacacacatgtacacacacacaaacacaaaatcacGAACATACACACTTGCACATACACAGATGCAAACAGAGGGTCCTGTACGCTCTCCTCTGGTAGAAGTCCGTTCTCTCTGATCACAGTGTTGACATTTGGTATGAGGAGGGAGCTGTAGTTCAGCAGTCGGTCGTCATAAATCAGCTGGTCCAGTGTCAGCTCGGATTGTtgcggaggtctgcacagacaggaagcagagTGACAGTTAGACACAACACGAGCACCAGAGAATCAGGTGTCGCTGTTGCTTTAAAGTCTTAGAGAGGCTAACTGATGGTGTGCAGCTCTCTGTTTTGAAGTGAAGTGAATCCAACCAAATACACAACAAATCTTAAATACAGGCGTCTTCCAGTTAGTTACATGGCTCTTATTTAAATGCATCAGCAGCAAGGAGAGAGGAACACCTCAACAACACCTGAACAACACCTGAAAACTGAAACTGCGACTCAGACTGGTGTGTCTGGATGATAAATACGTGTGAGGAGAATGCCTTCAATGTGCTTTCACAGGGTTTGTGGCCTGGATGGTGCGACACCTTGGAGACGCCTGCCACCCTGCAGACCAATGTTCAgaatcaacaaacaacaaaaccagttgttttagTGATTCATTGCTATTTTTACCAGCCCTTTAGCCCCCAAACATTGGTGTTTATAAGTGACCCATGGGTGTTTTTCCAGAATCTTTTTAGCCGCCAAACGtgattgttttttagcaacttgttgctgcttttccagcactTTTTAGTTCTCAAATACGGCTGTTTTAAAGACACTTGTAGatgtttttccagcagtttttagcccccaaacatggatgtttcttTGGCAActtgttgctgcttttccagcactTTTTAGTACCAAAACTTAGGTGGTTATAAATGACCTGTGGGTGTTTTTCCAGCACTTTTCAGCTCccaaatgtgacttttttttaagcgACCTGTGGGTGTTTTTCCAGCACTTTTTTGTCCCCAAACGTGGGTGGTTGTAAGCGACCTGTGGGTGTTTTTCTAGCACTTTTGGAAGCCCCCAAATATGCGTGGGCTCTTTTTAAGAGCAATGTctatcactttttatttttgcaaagcACTTCATAACTTTGGTTATGCGAAGCAGTCTATAAAGACATTCAtgataattatcattattagttTTAATGAGTATTTTTCTTGCAGCTACATGACCCAGTCACACATATGATGAGattatggagaacaaaaccatCGGTCTACCTGGTGTGGTACATCAGTGCTATTGTCCCATTGACCAGGGCGCAGCCCCTCTGTGATTTCAGCGCTGTGTGAACGCTCATGGAGAACACAGCTCTGGGGTTGACAATGACCTTGGGGTTTGAGTGTGTCTTTCTGACTGGTTCACGGTACAGGTGAGCCAGGATGTTCACCCCGGACACCTTCTGCCAGCCGGGGCAGCAGCTGGGCGGGAGCAGAGTTTGGTTGGTGGGAGGAGGCAGCGTGATGGTGCTGCGGAACACGGTATTGTCAAACAGGTAACACTTGTCCACGCCATATTTCTTTTCCAGCAGAGGCAACAGCTCCGACCAACTGATATtagaataataatgataaaaaaaaaaacacattaacaaacaatGAAGCACATATGAATATATTTAAACTGTTGCATTTATAAACATTGGTTACTCCTATGAAGCAACAGTAACTGCTGtgttaaaatagaaataaattccaaggtaaatatttaatatttcaagaagtaataaaatcaataaaccATTTTAAACAGACGTGTAAATAAATACTCGCTATACAATGTGTTAGTAATCATAAACTCACTTCTCTgtggaaatgtattttagttttCTATTCCTCTGAACATGTGACCTAGAGCGTAATCAGTGTTTACAGAGATTGTGTTTCATGCCGTCACTGTTCAACTCAATCAGGAACTTTATTTGATATCAGACTTCATCTCCTAAAGCTGAAGTCTTAATTAACAAAAGACATCTGTCTCATTTCAAGAGTCCATTTTCTCAAACCAAGTCCTACCTGTAGACTGACTGAGGCACTATGAGCTCGTCCGTATCGTGCAGGGCGACGTATCTGGACTGGTACATGTATCTGTAAACACAGTCATTGAGAGCAGGAATCTGGCCAAAGTAGTGGAGGTCGCCTGGACCGCGTGACGGCTTCGAGACTCGAGACACATTCAGAAATCTGGACAGAGCAGACCAAGCCAGCACCTCTACAAAACCTGAGGAGGAGACATCGGAGGACACGGGTTAGCAGCTGGGAGAGTTTATCATTTCAGCATTTCTGTTGCATTCTGGGAAATGACTTGACctttgtattttatatgttaTAATTAGGGCTGTCAGCGTTAACGCATTAATTGTGATGTGATTAAGGTTCACAAATAACacgcttttttttaaaatcgcATAAATCACGTGCTGCTGTTTCTTCTCTTCGATGACTCGTAGTCAAGCTgcagctgcttcctgtttcctgcttCCTGTTGCTGTAATGATGGAAAATACGACTCCACTGAACTTCTCAACGTCTCCTTTCACTGTAAAATCTTCACAGACAGCTCAGTGATCTGCACCTCATGTCAAACTGAAGTAAAATACCACTGAAGGACTTTGAGTCTGAGCTCCACCTACGAGCTGAGCACGCAAGAGCAGCTGGTCAGACGGACGTCAGCGGGCTGCCGCATCGCCAAAGACGACTAAGCTCTATTTTGGAGTGAGCGAATCACAGACCAGTGGATCAAACTAAATCTAAGTAGTTAAGTGCTGATTAACGGGTGGAAACTCCTGCgtgatttatcctgacttcaaatgagtagagaaaaactctgctagctgctaggctaatttatacgaTGCAAACGTCAAAGGCTTGTGCTACATGTCATGTTACGAAACGTAACAACTGTACTCTAACCATGACcttttttctaaccctaaccatgcAGAGACTGGAGCCCACACCTGATGCAGGTGCTCCCAATTACAACTGATACCAGCGTTCTGAACCTACTAGCCGGCTCCTTCTTACCCGTATCTATGAGGCTGATAAACACTAATGACCCACATTCAATCATTAAAATCGGTGACGGTTCAACAGGCGACTCTTATAAACCCACtgattaaccctttgaactcatCTACCAGCAGCTGCattggtaatcataagtgctatatcgtaggcaactggacctgctttcttttctttaacgCAGCCTTCAGTCCAAAGATTCCCTGCACGTCCACGTACTTGCAATTAGTTGCACCAATTTGCAACTTAATGGCCTTGCAACGTCTTGCAACGGTACAGTTCACAGCGACGCACTGAGCTGACACCGGCTCTTGTGATATCACGTAAACTGCTGTCGTTCCTACAGCAACTGGTACGTTCCAGCGTAACGTAAAGCTGAACAGTACAACAAACCCCAGAGAGCACATGGATGCATCAGCACAGCACTCAGCTCTTCTTGTACGCTGCCGTCTGTGGTTAGATACCCTAATCTCACCTTTTATTTGCCGTA
Coding sequences within:
- the LOC126400615 gene encoding uncharacterized protein LOC126400615 — encoded protein: MFVIGHNQLRKFRWLGYFSPTITILFLSLLVWMYRSSMTFQFFSQDYQVEPTPPGPTETLFTRAAPQELNVSVVAVEGTKTLLLGAFLEHRTYKKKVRVNAVVLRKERVTYRCLLRCQGQLHTSGSFCSIHNDHFGFPYGTADILCHLPSGCQSPSHVAVTPAAAKSKGAPDEDFLEVKNQKKRSDSFPYNFTVCFSTMYNFTNVLQLVQSLEMLQLLGVNRVVIYKTSTSPETQRILDYYTQKGFVEVLAWSALSRFLNVSRVSKPSRGPGDLHYFGQIPALNDCVYRYMYQSRYVALHDTDELIVPQSVYSWSELLPLLEKKYGVDKCYLFDNTVFRSTITLPPPTNQTLLPPSCCPGWQKVSGVNILAHLYREPVRKTHSNPKVIVNPRAVFSMSVHTALKSQRGCALVNGTIALMYHTRPPQQSELTLDQLIYDDRLLNYSSLLIPNVNTVIRENGLLPEESVQDPLFASVYVQVCMFVILCLCVCTCVYLCVCVREKGRLFVP